The Arachis hypogaea cultivar Tifrunner chromosome 14, arahy.Tifrunner.gnm2.J5K5, whole genome shotgun sequence genome has a segment encoding these proteins:
- the LOC112798122 gene encoding uncharacterized protein, with translation MGKLLCDSTTVAAEPFQGSPSAALPWRDQKSTAPMDAIGTVDLVAPTNVAAVGGVGGGWEDVIGLEDQQRRHLQRLHAKGVLWKPPPEDEEDDDDSSSSSSSSPSSSSLRSVVFRLSHGGEVSSDGNCLFTASRKAMLGGDDDGGFDVRELRRRTVARFLEDLGSAGFEEREAIDDAIRHMYSPDLKNGWGIHVVQEVKLLAKKEDRFALDSAIEELVHLGMQREMAAESIYKERCIPVNDGPSWAKYMLISGSADDEYDIITLQYTEEGLLSVDENREGHAAAFGDDIAIECLATEFKREIYVVQAHGSDAMVDEENCVFFLPHRPRSQITELPFFLFMKGTGWCGAGADHYEPLIAHPSAFVSQEKVAVVL, from the exons ATGGGGAAGCTTCTCTGCGATTCCACCACCGTCGCCGCCGAACCGTTCCAAGGTTCGCCGTCAGCGGCTCTTCCTTGGCGGGATCAGAAATCTACGGCGCCGATGGACGCCATCGGAACTGTAGATCTCGTCGCTCCGACCAACGTTGCCGCCGTTGGAGGCGTCGGCGGCGGTTGGGAGGACGTTATAGGTCTGGAGGACCAGCAGCGGCGCCACTTACAGAGGCTGCACGCTAAAGGCGTACTATGGAAGCCACCGCCGGAGGATGAGGAAGACGATGACGATTCTTCTTCGTCTTCCTCCTCCTCGCCGTCGTCATCTTCTCTCAGATCCGTCGTCTTCCGCCTCTCTCACGGCGGCGAGGTCTCCTCCGACGGTAACTGCCTCTTCACGGCGTCGCGGAAAGCGATGTTAGGAGGCGACGACGACGGCGGATTCGACGTGCGGGAGCTGCGGCGGAGGACGGTAGCAAGGTTTCTGGAGGATCTTGGATCTGCGGGATTTGAGGAGAGAGAAGCGATAGACGACGCGATCCGGCACATGTACTCGCCGGATCTGAAGAACGGTTGGGGGATTCACGTCGTTCAAGAGGTGAAGTTGTTGGCCAAGAAAGAGGACAGGTTCGCCCTCGATTCGGCCATCGAAGAGCTCGTTCACCTCGGCATGCAAAG AGAAATGGCGGCAGAGTCTATTTACAAAGAGAGGTGTATTCCGGTGAATGATGGTCCAAGTTGGGCCAAATACATGTTGATCTCTGGTTCTGCTGATGATGAATATGATATCATCACTTTGCAATATACTGAGGAAGGTTTGTTATCTGTAGATGAGAACAGAGAAGGTCATGCTGCAGCTTTCGGTGATGATATTGCTATTGAGTGCCTTGCAACTGAGTTCAAGCGTGAGATTTATGTG GTGCAAGCACATGGTTCTGATGCCATGGTTGATGAAGAAAATTGTGTTTTCTTCCTTCCCCACCGTCCAAGGAGCCAAATTACAGAGCTTCCCTTCTTCCTTTTCATGAAAGGAACAG